A genomic window from Peromyscus maniculatus bairdii isolate BWxNUB_F1_BW_parent chromosome 1, HU_Pman_BW_mat_3.1, whole genome shotgun sequence includes:
- the Lgals7 gene encoding galectin-7 yields the protein MSGSSATHHKTPLLQGLRPGTVMRIRGVVPEQAGRFHVNLLCSEEQGADAALHFNPRLDTSEVVFNTKQQGKWGREERGSGIPFQRGQPFEVLLITTDEGFKAVVGDEEYLHFNHRMPPASVRLVEVGGDVQLHSVNVF from the exons ATGTCTGGGAGCTCC GCCACCCACCACAAGACCCCCCTGCTTCAGGGTCTCCGCCCCGGCACCGTCATGAGAATTCGAGGTGTCGTCCCTGAACAGGCTGGCAG GTTCCACGTAAACCTGCTGTGCAGCGAGGAGCAGGGGGCCGACGCCGCCCTGCACTTTAACCCGAGGCTCGACACATCCGAGGTCGTCTTCAACACCAAACAGCAAGGCAAATGGGGCCGCGAGGAGCGGGGCTCGGGCATCCCCTTCCAACGCGGGCAGCCCTTTGAAGTGCTCCTCATAACCACAGACGAAGGCTTCAAG GCAGTGGTCGGGGACGAAGAGTACCTCCACTTCAATCACCGGATGCCACCCGCGAGCGTGCGCTTGGTGGAGGTGGGCGGAGACGTGCAACTGCATTCTGTGAATGTCTTCTGA